One window of Hymenobacter sp. BRD128 genomic DNA carries:
- a CDS encoding KUP/HAK/KT family potassium transporter: MLNSSVSTTVPVPAPEPSGHAALHTRMTAAGTLIALGIVYGDIGTSPLYTVRGVFVARPVTEAVVLGTVSAIIWTLTLLTTLKYVFIAMRADNHGEGGILSLYALLRRLKLKYLYLPAIVGAAALLADSIITPPISVASAIEGLQMVKPDLNPVPIVLVILVGLFAFQQFGTAVIGKLFGPVMLVFFSMLAVLGLAHLNQEWSILRALNPYYALHMLTANPGAFWLLGSIFLCSTGAEALYADMGHVGRSNIYVSWTFVKICLVLNYLGQGAWLLQHLGRPLGERNLFFEMIPGWGLLPAIGLCTLATIIASQALISGSYTLIIEAMRLNFWPKVKVLYPTDLRGQAYVPSLNWLLCAGCVGVVLYFRESSRMEAAFGLAVTVTMLMTTILLAYYLRLRRAGAFWIGLLLVVYFTVEGSFLIANLRKFTQGGWLSVLLGAILLLVMTSWIQGRRLRRELARYVPLADWLPLLKELHRDESVPKFATHLVYLTDSANPRLVESAITHSIFQKSPKRADVYYLIHVVTTDEPYTRTYHVETLLPDDLVRIEFHLGFRVDHAINYMFRQVVTDLVKNKEIDITSRYHSLREQDVVGDFQFVILNRTLPYAQSLSSWQRLVARLAGVLRWLGASQQESFGLDNSSLTIENIPLLTPERPELHLSRK, from the coding sequence ATGCTGAATTCCTCCGTCTCTACTACCGTGCCGGTTCCGGCGCCCGAGCCGAGCGGCCACGCCGCGCTGCACACCCGCATGACGGCGGCCGGCACGCTCATCGCCCTGGGCATCGTGTACGGCGACATCGGCACCTCGCCGCTCTACACCGTGCGGGGCGTGTTTGTGGCTAGGCCCGTAACGGAGGCGGTGGTGCTCGGCACCGTGTCGGCCATTATCTGGACGCTCACGCTGCTTACTACGCTTAAGTACGTATTTATTGCCATGCGGGCCGACAACCACGGCGAGGGCGGCATCTTGTCGCTCTACGCCCTGCTGCGGCGGCTCAAGCTGAAGTACCTCTACCTGCCGGCCATCGTGGGGGCGGCGGCGCTGCTGGCCGACAGCATCATTACGCCACCCATCTCGGTGGCCTCGGCCATTGAGGGGCTGCAAATGGTAAAGCCCGACCTCAACCCGGTGCCTATCGTATTGGTTATTCTGGTGGGGTTGTTCGCGTTTCAGCAGTTTGGCACGGCCGTCATCGGCAAGCTGTTCGGGCCCGTCATGCTCGTGTTTTTCAGCATGCTGGCCGTGCTGGGCCTCGCGCACCTGAACCAGGAATGGAGCATTTTGCGGGCCCTGAACCCGTACTACGCGCTGCACATGCTCACGGCCAACCCCGGCGCGTTCTGGCTGCTGGGCTCGATTTTTCTGTGCAGCACCGGAGCCGAGGCGCTGTACGCCGACATGGGCCACGTGGGCCGGTCGAACATCTACGTGTCGTGGACGTTCGTCAAAATCTGCCTGGTGCTCAACTACCTGGGCCAGGGCGCGTGGCTGCTTCAGCACCTGGGCCGGCCGCTGGGCGAGCGCAACCTGTTTTTTGAGATGATACCGGGCTGGGGTTTGCTGCCGGCCATCGGGCTGTGCACGCTGGCCACCATTATTGCCTCGCAGGCGCTGATTTCGGGCTCGTACACGCTCATTATCGAGGCGATGCGGCTCAACTTCTGGCCCAAGGTGAAAGTGCTGTATCCGACCGATTTGCGCGGGCAGGCCTACGTGCCCTCGCTCAACTGGCTGCTGTGCGCCGGCTGCGTGGGCGTGGTGCTCTACTTCCGCGAAAGCAGCCGCATGGAGGCCGCCTTCGGCCTGGCCGTGACCGTGACTATGCTCATGACCACCATTTTACTGGCCTACTACCTGCGCCTGCGCCGCGCCGGGGCTTTTTGGATTGGGCTGCTGCTGGTGGTGTATTTCACGGTGGAGGGCTCGTTTCTGATTGCCAACCTGCGCAAGTTTACCCAGGGTGGTTGGCTAAGCGTGCTGCTGGGAGCTATCCTGCTGCTGGTAATGACGAGCTGGATTCAGGGGCGGCGTCTGCGCCGGGAGCTGGCCCGGTACGTGCCGCTAGCCGACTGGCTACCCCTGCTCAAGGAGCTGCACCGCGATGAGTCGGTGCCCAAGTTTGCCACTCACCTCGTCTACCTCACCGACTCAGCCAACCCTAGGCTGGTAGAAAGTGCCATCACGCACAGCATTTTCCAGAAGAGCCCGAAGCGGGCGGACGTGTACTACCTGATTCACGTGGTGACGACCGACGAGCCCTACACGCGCACCTACCACGTCGAGACGCTGCTGCCCGACGACTTGGTGCGCATCGAGTTTCACCTGGGCTTCCGGGTGGACCACGCCATCAACTACATGTTCCGGCAGGTGGTGACGGACTTGGTCAAGAACAAGGAAATCGACATCACCTCGCGCTACCACTCGCTGCGCGAACAGGATGTGGTGGGCGATTTCCAGTTCGTGATTCTGAACCGCACGCTGCCCTACGCGCAGTCGCTGAGCAGCTGGCAGCGGCTGGTGGCGCGCCTGGCGGGGGTGCTGCGCTGGCTCGGGGCTAGCCAGCAGGAAAGCTTCGGGCTCGACAACTCCTCGCTCACCATCGAAAACATTCCCCTGCTCACCCCCGAGCGCCCCGAATTACATCTTAGCAGAAAATGA
- a CDS encoding KUP/HAK/KT family potassium transporter — MQTSPPAAPLTPAEAGGHEALKAGASAAGTLIALGIVYGDIGTSPLYTVRGVFEGRPVTEDVVLGTVSAIIWTLTLLTTIKYVLIAMRADNNGEGGILSLYALLQRLNFKYLYLPAIVGAAALLADGVITPPISVSSAIEGLRILRPHLATVPIVLVILVGLFAIQQFGTAIIGKLFGPVMLVFFSMIAVLGVQFLFHDFSILRAFNPYYALHMLATIPGGFWLLGSIFLCSTGAEALYADMGHVGRSNIYVSWTFVKICLVLNYLGQGAWLLQHLGRPLGDSNPFFAMIPGWGLLPAIGLCTLATIIASQALISGSYTLIIEAMRLNFWPKVKVLYPTDLRGQAYVPSLNWLLCAGCVGVVLHFRESSNMEAAYGLAITFTMLMTTVLLAYFLHLRRVSPVWIGLLLLTYFTVEGSFLIANLRKFPEGGYVSVLMSLVLLAVMVSWIQGQRLREGFIKYVPLADWLPLLKELSRDESVPKFATHLVYLTDSMDPSQIERGITHSIFQKSPKRADVYYLIHVVTTDEPYTRTYHVETLLPDDLVRIEFHLGFRVDHAINYMFRQVVTDLVKNKEIDITSRYHSLREQDVVGDFQFVILNRTLPYAQSLSSWQRLVARLAGVLRWLGASQQESFGLDNSSLTIENIPLLTPERPELHLTRE, encoded by the coding sequence ATGCAAACTTCTCCTCCCGCCGCCCCGCTAACCCCCGCCGAGGCCGGCGGCCACGAGGCCCTGAAAGCCGGGGCCTCGGCGGCCGGCACGCTCATCGCCCTGGGCATCGTGTACGGCGACATCGGCACCTCGCCGCTCTACACCGTGCGGGGCGTGTTTGAGGGCCGGCCCGTGACCGAAGACGTGGTGCTCGGCACCGTGTCGGCCATTATCTGGACGCTTACCTTACTGACAACCATCAAGTACGTGCTCATCGCCATGCGGGCCGACAACAATGGCGAGGGCGGCATCTTGTCGCTCTACGCTCTGCTGCAACGGCTCAATTTCAAGTATCTCTACCTGCCGGCCATCGTGGGGGCGGCGGCGCTGCTGGCCGATGGGGTTATCACGCCGCCCATCTCGGTGTCGTCGGCCATTGAGGGATTGCGCATTCTGCGGCCGCACCTGGCTACGGTGCCCATCGTGCTGGTTATTCTGGTGGGGCTGTTTGCCATTCAGCAGTTCGGCACGGCCATTATCGGCAAGCTGTTTGGGCCCGTCATGCTGGTGTTTTTCAGTATGATAGCGGTGCTGGGCGTGCAGTTCCTGTTTCACGATTTTAGTATTTTGCGCGCCTTCAACCCGTACTACGCCCTGCACATGCTAGCCACCATTCCGGGGGGCTTCTGGCTGCTGGGCTCCATTTTTCTGTGCAGCACCGGGGCCGAGGCGCTGTACGCCGACATGGGCCACGTGGGCCGGTCAAACATCTACGTGTCGTGGACGTTCGTCAAAATCTGCCTGGTGCTCAACTACCTGGGCCAGGGCGCGTGGCTGCTCCAGCACCTAGGCCGGCCGCTCGGCGACAGCAATCCGTTCTTCGCCATGATACCGGGCTGGGGCCTGCTGCCGGCCATCGGGCTGTGCACGCTGGCCACCATTATTGCCTCGCAGGCGCTGATTTCGGGCTCGTACACGCTCATTATCGAGGCGATGCGGCTCAACTTCTGGCCCAAGGTGAAAGTGCTGTATCCGACCGATTTGCGCGGGCAGGCCTACGTGCCCTCGCTCAACTGGCTGCTGTGCGCGGGCTGCGTGGGCGTGGTGCTGCACTTCCGCGAAAGCTCGAATATGGAGGCGGCCTATGGCCTGGCCATCACCTTCACCATGCTCATGACGACGGTGCTGCTGGCCTATTTTCTGCACCTGCGCCGGGTGAGCCCGGTCTGGATTGGGCTGCTGCTGCTCACGTATTTCACGGTGGAAGGCTCGTTTCTGATTGCCAACCTGCGCAAGTTTCCCGAGGGCGGCTACGTGAGCGTGCTCATGAGCCTGGTGCTGCTGGCCGTGATGGTGAGCTGGATTCAGGGCCAGCGCCTGCGCGAAGGCTTTATCAAATACGTGCCGCTGGCTGACTGGCTGCCGCTGCTCAAGGAGCTGAGCCGCGATGAGTCGGTGCCCAAGTTTGCCACCCACCTCGTCTACCTCACCGACTCGATGGACCCTAGCCAGATTGAGCGGGGCATCACGCACAGCATCTTTCAGAAGAGCCCGAAGCGGGCGGACGTGTACTACCTGATTCACGTGGTGACGACCGACGAGCCCTACACGCGCACCTACCACGTCGAGACGCTGCTGCCCGACGACTTGGTGCGCATCGAGTTTCACCTGGGCTTCCGGGTGGACCACGCCATCAACTACATGTTCCGGCAGGTGGTGACGGACTTGGTCAAGAACAAGGAAATCGACATCACCTCGCGCTACCACTCGCTGCGCGAACAGGATGTGGTGGGCGATTTCCAGTTCGTGATTCTGAACCGCACGCTGCCCTACGCGCAGTCGCTGAGCAGCTGGCAGCGGCTGGTGGCGCGCCTGGCGGGGGTGCTGCGCTGGCTCGGGGCTAGCCAGCAGGAGAGCTTCGGGCTCGACAACTCCTCGCTCACCATCGAAAACATTCCCCTGCTTACTCCCGAGCGCCCCGAGCTGCACCTCACCCGCGAATAA